In Paramormyrops kingsleyae isolate MSU_618 chromosome 5, PKINGS_0.4, whole genome shotgun sequence, one DNA window encodes the following:
- the LOC111856694 gene encoding urotensin-2 receptor → MNYSKSGNFSISPPPNIGSGSMDELVITSTFGTLLSLVYIVGVSGNVYTLMVMCHSIRFATPMYISIINLALADLLYLSTIPFVVCTYFLKDWYFGDVGCRILLSLDLLTMHASIFTLTVMCTERYLAVTKPLDTVKRSKNYRKAIASGVWILSLILTFPMMIMVNQTTKHAPGGVKRMCAPTWGPEAYKIYLTILFSTSIMAPGIVIGYLYTRLARTYVESQRNSVSKGNKRSPKQKVLIMIFTIVLVFWACFLPFWIWQLLPLYHKPLTLASHTHTCINYLVACLTYSNSCINPFLYTLLTKNYREYLKNRHRTLYRYTSSFRNRPPSLYSWGKSASSINQSEFNSETLVMAPLKEYL, encoded by the coding sequence ATGAATTACAGCAAGTCTGGGAACTTTAGCATCAGCCCTCCTCCCAACATCGGCTCCGGTTCCATGGACGAACTGGTCATCACCTCGACTTTCGGGACTTTGCTGTCGCTGGTGTATATTGTTGGAGTGTCGGGGAACGTATACACACTTATGGTGATGTGTCATTCTATCCGCTTCGCGACTCCCATGTATATTTCTATCATTAACCTTGCACTGGCAGACCTGCTTTACCTTTCCACAATCCCCTTTGTGGTATGCACCTACTTCCTCAAGGACTGGTACTTCGGAGATGTGGGCTGCCGCATTCTGCTGAGTCTAGACCTCCTGACCATGCATGCGAGCATCTTCACACTGACGGTCATGTGCACCGAGCGCTACCTGGCCGTGACCAAACCCCTGGATACTGTTAAGCGCTCCAAGAACTACCGGAAAGCTATAGCAAGTGGCGTGTGGATTTTGTCTTTAATTCTTACATTCCCCATGATGATCATGGTCAACCAGACCACAAAACATGCGCCAGGTGGAGTGAAGCGGATGTGTGCGCCCACGTGGGGCCCAGAAGCGTACAAGATTTACCTAACTATCCTTTTCAGCACCAGTATTATGGCACCTGGAATAGTCATCGGGTACCTTTACACCAGATTAGCTCGTACTTACGTAGAGTCTCAGAGAAACTCTGTCAGTAAGGGGAATAAACGTTCTCCAAAACAGAAAGTCCTTATTATGATCTTTACAATAGTGCTGGTTTTCTGGGCATGCTTTTTACCATTTTGGATCTGGCAGCTTTTACCTTTATACCACAAACCCCTAACACTGGCTTCTCACACTCACACCTGCATTAATTACTTGGTGGCCTGTCTTACTTACAGCAACAGCTGCATCAACCCCTTCCTCTATACTCTGCTCACTAAGAACTACCGGGAGTATCTAAAGAATCGTCACCGGACGTTGTACCGATACACGTCTTCATTCAGGAATCGTCCCCCGAGTTTGTACTCGTGGGGAAAATCTGCATCTTCCATCAATCAATCTGAATTTAACTCCGAGACGCTGGTCATGGCACCGCTTAAGGAATACCTGTGA